The stretch of DNA CGTCGAGGGTCGTCCTCCGGCGGTATGCGCGCGATCGGGGCTGTCGTGGCGCTGCCCTTGGTCGGCGGCGCGGTGTTCGTCGCGCTGTTCGCGAGCGCCAACCCGCTGATCGGTCAGGCGTTTGCGCAAATCATGCTGCCGGATCCGTGGACGGTGGCATGGCGGACGGTGTTCGGGCTCTGTGTGCTGGTTACGATCTGGGCAAGCTTGCGACCTAGTGCGCGCGCGACGCGGGCGTCGCGCTTCGACGAACGCTCGACCGGCACGGCGTTCGAGCCGGGGGTGGCGACGCTGATCCTGTCGCTCGTCACGTTCAACGCGATTTTCGCGGTCGAGAATGCGCTCGACATCGTGTTCCTGTGGAGCGGCGCGGGACTGCCTGCGGGCGTGACGATGGCGGACTATGCGCATCGTGGCGCCTATTCGTTGATCGTGACCGCACTGCTCGCCGGCGTGTTCGTGCTGCTGGCATTACGTCCGGGCAGCGCGGCCGCGGCGAGCCCGATGGCACGACGACTGGTGACAGTGTGGATTGTGCAAAACCTGCTGTTGGTCGCGTCGAGTGCGTTGCGAACGCTCGACTATGTCGATGCCTATGGGATGACGGTGCTGCGACTGTCCGCGCTGGCGTGGATGGGGCTCGTGGCCACGGGACTGGCGCTGATCGGCTGGCGATTGCTGGCAGGCAAGTCGGCGGCGTGGCTGATCAACGCCAATGCGCTGGCGGCTGTCACGGTGTTGGTGACGGCCAGCGTCGTCGATCTCGGTGCGACCGCAGCGGCATGGAATGTGCGCACGACGCTCGTCAGAGGTAAGGCGGGCCCGCCGCTGGACCTGTGTTACATGGCGCGGCTCGGGTCATCGTCGCTGGTCTCGCTGGCGATGCTGGAGCAGCATGCGAAACAGCCCGGCCTGCGCGACCGGCTGGCGTATCTGCGGTGGGACAGTCAGGTCGAAACTGCGGACGCGCAGGCCGATTGGCGCCGCTGGACGCTGCGCAACGCAAGGCGGCTTGCGACCGTCCGGGCGATGGTCGGCACCAAGGCGCCGCGTTTGCGGTCTGCGCCGAACGGACGGCGCTGCGACGGATTGATCCTGCCGCCGCCCCTGGTGGCAGTATCGTCAGCGCCGCCGTCCGCTCCAGCGCCGCACACGCCCGCGCCTGCCACGCCGGCACCAAAGCCGTTGACGCCGGGTGCGCAACAATGATCCTGTGCCCGATGCCTCGCACTATCCTGGTCGTCGACGACGATCCTCATATCCGCCAGCTGCTCGTGTTCGCGTTCGACAAGGCCGGGCTCAGCGCGATCGAGGCGGCGGACGGCGAAGCCGCGCTGGCGCTCGTCGAGACGCACGCGCCTGACCTTGTGGTGCTCGACATCAACATGCCGCGGATGGACGGACTGGAGGTGTGCCGTCGCCTCCGTGGTGGAGAGGGCAGGGCGGACATACCGATCCTCTTCCTGTCGAGCCGCGACGACGAGATCGACCGGGTGCTCGGCATCGAACTCGGCGCCGACGACTATGTGGTGAAGCCCTTCTCGCCGCGCGAAGTGGTGGCGCGGGTCATGGCGATCCTGCGCCGCACCTCCGCGCGGGCGCCAAGCGTCGAGGATGGGCGCGACCTCTCGCATGGGCGGTTGCGGCTCGACCTGGAGGGCTGGCGTGCGCTGTGGAACGAGGGCGAGATCGCGCTGACCGTGACCGAGTTCCAAATCCTGCGGCTGCTCGCGTCGATGCCGGGCCGTGTGTTCAGTCGTGACTCGATCATCGACCGGCTGCATGGCCCTGGCTTCGCGGTCACCGACCGGACGATCGACAGCCACATCCGCAACCTGCGCGGCAAGTTCGCGAAAGCGGGCGCCGACGACCTGATCGAGACGCGCGCCGGGATCGGCTATCGCCTCGGATCGTGCACGGGCGCGTGATCGGCGGGATCAAGGACTGGGGGAAACGCCACTGGCCCCGGATGCGGTTGCGGACGATCCTGTTCGCGACATTGTTCCTGGTCGCCGCGCTTCCGGGCTTCGGCGCGGTCTTCCTGCGCGTCTACGAGAACACGCTTGTCCGCCAGACCGAGGCGGAGCTGGTCGCGCAGGGCGCGGCGCTGTCCGCGACGGCGGCGGCGCTCTGGCCTGCCGCACCGCCGGGTCGGGTTGCACGTCACGCGGTCGCAGGCGACGACACCCCCTACGTGCCGGCGCCGGCATCCGGCATCGATCTCAGTACGACGCCGATACGCGCGGAACGACCACGGGTCGCGGCAGGCGCGAGACCATCGGCCGATGCGGTGGTCGCCGCCACGCTCCTTTCGCCGATCATGGACGCGACGCGGTCCACCACCTTTGCCTCGATCATCCTGCTCGACCGCAACGGCAGCATCGTCGCCGGGAGTTCGGCGGTCGGCAGCTATGCCGCACTTCCCGAAGTTGCCGCAGCACTGGCCGGCAGCGCCACGACCGTGCTCCGCCGCAACGGCGCATATCGCGCGACGTACCGCTTCGAGTGGCTGTCCCGAGCCGCAGCGATCCGCGTCCATTACGCGCGCCCGATCATCGTCGGCGACCGCGTGGTCGGCGTGCTCCTGCTGTCGCGTTCCGCCCGTGCGCTGTTCCGGGGATTGTATGAAGACCGGGGCAAGATAGCGCTGGGGATCGCTGCGATCTTCGGGTTGCTCGTGGTGCTCAGCGGCGTCATCTCGCGCGGCGTCACGCGCCCGATCGAGCAACTCGGCGCGGCGACCCGCGCGGTCGCGAGCGGCCGCGGTCGCGTTCCCGATCCACCACCGACCGCGGCGATCGAGATCCAGGGCCTCTACGCCGATTTCGCGGTGATGGCGACGGCGATCGAGCGTCGTTCGCGCTATCTGCGCGACTTCGCCCACGCGGTCAGCCACGAATTCAAGACCCCGCTCGCCGGCATCCGCGGCGCGGTGGAATTGCTGCAGGATCACCCGGACATGGCGGCGGAGGATCGACGTCGATTCCTTGCCAATGCCGATGCGGACGCGCGCCGTCTCGCGCTGCTGGTCACGCGGTTGCTCGATCTCGCCCGTGCCGACATGGGCGAGCCGGGTGAGGAAAGAACCGATGCCACCCAGATCGTCGCGCGTGTTGCCGATGCTTCGCGAACGGCCGGTTTCTCGATCGAAATAGTCTCCTCTGCGAAACTACCTGACGTCATCGCACCAGCAACAACGTTGGAATCTGTACTAACCACGCTGTTAGAAAACAGTAAGCAAGCTGGCGCACGATGCGTGGTGATCCAATTGTCGATCAGAAATGATCGTCTTGAAATTCTATTGACCGATGACGGGCCCGGCATTTCGCGGGCCGATCGCGTACGGCTGTTTGAACCGTTTTTCACAACGAAGCGAGATACGGGTGGGACGGGTCTGGGTCTTGCCATATCGCGCTCTTTAATCGAGGCTCAACGGGGCGAGATCGCGCTATTAGATAGCGAGATCACGACATTTGTTTTGTATTTACCCCTGTCTAATTGTGTATTTTGAGGCAGTAATTTGTTGCGGCCATATGCATTATTTATCGAACTTAATTACCTGTTGTCGCTGCCTGTTTGCAAAATCTCAGCGCGAAACGATGATGAAACCGTTCGTTGAGATGACAATACAATCAAACCCCAGCGCCAGCCCTGCGTTCGTCGAATCATCCCCGTGCTGCGTCAGTCTCGCCCCACTTTAAGTTTCCCCGCCCAACGGATCGCGTTGACTAGAATGCGGCGGTAGTTCGGATCGTCGTACGCCTCCGGCAAGTGGCCGAGCGCCGAGTAGACGACACGGCCTTTGGTCGATGGGTTTGTCCAGATGACCGGGTGCTTACCCATGGCCAGCTTGGCGCCTGGGCGGTAACTGGCCTCATCGATCCGCGCGAGCACGGTCATACCGCGGGCGGCGGGATTGGCGTCGAAGGCATACCATTCGTCGACCGGTGACCAGGGCAATTTCACCCCGACCATAACGGGATGGTCCGGTTGGTCGATGATGATCCGTGCTCGCTGGAACTGGTCGCTACCGCCCGGATGTCCGGTGAACTTGGCGCCGATGATCGTGTCGCTGTACCAAGCGTCGGTGTGACTATCGTCGCCCGCAGCGTGCAACGCCACGACGCCGCCACCTCGTGCTACGAAACGGGCGAATGCAGCGCGTTGCGCAGGCGTGAGAAAATCTCCGCTCGCGCTGTTGAGCACGACGACAGAGAAGTGCTGCAGGTGCTCGTCGTCGAAGACCGCCGCATTCTCGGTAGCGTAGCTCGCGCGACCCAAGCTTTTCGCGATATCGTCAAGCACGATGTTCGAGTGCGGAATATGCTCGATGTGTCGCCAGCCGTTGGTCTTCGAAACGATCAGCACTGCGTTCCGCAATCCCTTCGGAAGGACGGGAGCAACGCTGTCGTATGTGGCCGCCGGCAGGTGCGGATTGGGCGCCGCTTGTGCCATCGTCAGTAGTGCGATCAGCGCCAACATCTTGTGCATCGTGCAATCCCCCCGCAGGGTCGATAGCTCAAATGTCGGAACGACGCGAACAAACACCGGCGATAATGCTATGCAGGCTGAAATAGCGGCGAGCACCGCAATGATGCCGGCGCACATTCATTTGTTCGCGATGATCACCCTGTCGACGGACGGACGGACGGACGGAGGCGTCCTTGAACTGGATGCCGATACTCAGATCCGCCAGCGCCTGATCTACTTTCTTCGGCACGACGAGAAGCAGACCCGCAAGCGCCGCGCGATGGTGCCGCTCTGCCCGACGCTGGCGCCGTGGCTCGACGGGGTGACCGGCAAGCTCATACGGTATCACACGCCGACCTCGGTAAAGACGCGTGCGGCTGGTGGGGCGGAGTGGTTCGAGCGCCCGACGGCGAACATCGCGAACGGCTTTGAAGGCGTGTTGCTCGCGGCCCATGCTGCCCGGCCGGACCTAGGTTTGGCACGGCAGGTGGTAGACGCGGACGGCGAGCCGGTATGGCTAGAGCCGCGCAAGAAACTGGGAGAGACCAAGCGCCGGCCGAAGATGGTTGGCATCGGTACGCCCAACACGCTGCGCCACACGATCCACACATGGCATAAGCGTCAAGGCGTGCCTGAAGCGCAGATTGATGCAGTTGCCGGCTACAGCGAGCAGGGGACAGGTGCGAGCTATACCCACCTGCGGCCGGAGTACCTTAGAGAGTTTCTCACATCGACCGAAGCGTTCTGGGAAGCGTTCGGCGAGTTTTCCAGTTCCCATCTGTGCTACGGCAGAACCACGAAAATCATAATTATGAATGTCAGGCGATTACGGGGCTGAATTGCCTTGGCGATGGATATTACCGAACTGGAAGGAACGAGAGGTCGCCAAGGCACTCTATACGAGGCTCAGCCCTCACGGTCCACAACCGGGGGCGGTAGACTAAGGGCGCTCGCTGCTGGCATCTCGTCTAGCACAGTGGTTTTAAAGACGTCGGCGAAACCAACGGCTAGCTCAGTGACTGAGTTATCGACGCCGCCCGCGATCATTACCGAAATCCCCTGCCATGGGCCCGGCAACACATCAGGAAGGCTATCAGTTCCTATCTTAACGAACGGATGGTTGTCGTCTCCGTTGTCACATTCGCAAAGATGAGGAGATGCTGGCGAAAAGTGAAACGCCAGCGCAAGCCCTGCATCAGTTCGAAGGTTTGCATGACGGTTTTTCGGAACACCCGTCGCGATGAACAAGCCGACGTCGACGTGCGCCTCTTCGCCAAATTCAGGAAGGCTCTTTATCGAGATACGATATTCGTCGGTGCCTTCGAGCAGGGCGCCAACAGTCGCGTCTCTGAAGCCACAGTAATATCGTTTTTTATCTAACGGGATCGGCGCCGGGGAAAGTCGTTCTTTCAAGTTATCGTTCTGAGCAGTGGCGATTTTACAACCGATACGATGAACTTCTGCCGAGGTTTCTGCTAAGCGCCGCAAGACGGCCGATTGATGAGAACCGCCGTCCTCCTCGCGCTTCCCGAATTCCCAAAGCTTGGAATTTGCGTGGATATTGCCTTTAAATAACTGTGGGTAAATGAGGCAACGCGCTATGCGATCAGAATGCTCAATATTGACGGCCATGATTAGCGCATATCTTCGATTGCAAACCGATCAACTTTCAATGAATCTTCAATCCGTAGCTGACGGTGCCCACGGCGAGCGACATACCCCCATTCGCCGTCCGTTACTGTGATGGCATATGTCATGTCTCCGACGGCCCAGAGCATTACCACAGCGTCACCCCCGTGCCAGCTTAGCTCTGGAGGAGCATAATTAGACCGTTGAAGGGCGTGCAAAATCTCCTGCGCCGTATCAATCGCGGCGTCTTCCATAAGCTCGTCACCGAAATCGTCAGTTGCGTCCCGGAGATCGGAAAGTTGATTCGCGGCCTTTGCGTAATAAGTATCCGCCAGAGATAGCATCGAGAACGCGCTGTTGGGCGTGGTTTGCGACGGCGCTCCGCTCACTCGAACGTAGCAATACGGCTGGGCGATTTCGGAACCAGTGCCGCTTTTTGTCAACATTGACTTATGTAAGCGGTAATCTGACGTAATGATATCAACGTCATAAGTTCGACGATTGCTGGTGCTATTCCGAAGCGTGTGTAAATCTAGAGCGCTGCCGCTCGCAAGAGCGTCCCAGACTGGAGAGCCAGTGTCAAC from Sphingomonas sp. HMP9 encodes:
- a CDS encoding DUF4153 domain-containing protein, whose protein sequence is MAKIGAALALIVLAEILIDDGNGAVVGGFAFAWIAALFLTRRVIWNDGSARLALIVGAGLAVVLVDDPSVLGWVLFWIALSLAALLPRHGFDDALAWTRRLGWHAMSAVIAPLKDAARLSTIRQRRGSSSGGMRAIGAVVALPLVGGAVFVALFASANPLIGQAFAQIMLPDPWTVAWRTVFGLCVLVTIWASLRPSARATRASRFDERSTGTAFEPGVATLILSLVTFNAIFAVENALDIVFLWSGAGLPAGVTMADYAHRGAYSLIVTALLAGVFVLLALRPGSAAAASPMARRLVTVWIVQNLLLVASSALRTLDYVDAYGMTVLRLSALAWMGLVATGLALIGWRLLAGKSAAWLINANALAAVTVLVTASVVDLGATAAAWNVRTTLVRGKAGPPLDLCYMARLGSSSLVSLAMLEQHAKQPGLRDRLAYLRWDSQVETADAQADWRRWTLRNARRLATVRAMVGTKAPRLRSAPNGRRCDGLILPPPLVAVSSAPPSAPAPHTPAPATPAPKPLTPGAQQ
- a CDS encoding response regulator transcription factor, with the translated sequence MPRTILVVDDDPHIRQLLVFAFDKAGLSAIEAADGEAALALVETHAPDLVVLDINMPRMDGLEVCRRLRGGEGRADIPILFLSSRDDEIDRVLGIELGADDYVVKPFSPREVVARVMAILRRTSARAPSVEDGRDLSHGRLRLDLEGWRALWNEGEIALTVTEFQILRLLASMPGRVFSRDSIIDRLHGPGFAVTDRTIDSHIRNLRGKFAKAGADDLIETRAGIGYRLGSCTGA
- a CDS encoding sensor histidine kinase: MHGRVIGGIKDWGKRHWPRMRLRTILFATLFLVAALPGFGAVFLRVYENTLVRQTEAELVAQGAALSATAAALWPAAPPGRVARHAVAGDDTPYVPAPASGIDLSTTPIRAERPRVAAGARPSADAVVAATLLSPIMDATRSTTFASIILLDRNGSIVAGSSAVGSYAALPEVAAALAGSATTVLRRNGAYRATYRFEWLSRAAAIRVHYARPIIVGDRVVGVLLLSRSARALFRGLYEDRGKIALGIAAIFGLLVVLSGVISRGVTRPIEQLGAATRAVASGRGRVPDPPPTAAIEIQGLYADFAVMATAIERRSRYLRDFAHAVSHEFKTPLAGIRGAVELLQDHPDMAAEDRRRFLANADADARRLALLVTRLLDLARADMGEPGEERTDATQIVARVADASRTAGFSIEIVSSAKLPDVIAPATTLESVLTTLLENSKQAGARCVVIQLSIRNDRLEILLTDDGPGISRADRVRLFEPFFTTKRDTGGTGLGLAISRSLIEAQRGEIALLDSEITTFVLYLPLSNCVF
- a CDS encoding ThuA domain-containing protein codes for the protein MHKMLALIALLTMAQAAPNPHLPAATYDSVAPVLPKGLRNAVLIVSKTNGWRHIEHIPHSNIVLDDIAKSLGRASYATENAAVFDDEHLQHFSVVVLNSASGDFLTPAQRAAFARFVARGGGVVALHAAGDDSHTDAWYSDTIIGAKFTGHPGGSDQFQRARIIIDQPDHPVMVGVKLPWSPVDEWYAFDANPAARGMTVLARIDEASYRPGAKLAMGKHPVIWTNPSTKGRVVYSALGHLPEAYDDPNYRRILVNAIRWAGKLKVGRD